GTATTTGCTCCCCTTCAAAAAATCAGTATTCGCGGCAACGGCAAAAGTGGAACCAATTTCGGTCGCGGTCGCGCCATCGCTCCAGTAAACTTCTTTGGTCGTTAAAAAATATCCGGAAGTTACGCTCGGGAAAAAGACATCGTTAAAGTTTGACGCGCTCATTCCGGGAAAAACGGCCCAGGTTGTTCCGCCATTGGTTGACTTCAGGGCGGTCCCGGAATTGCCGACGGCATAACCAATGGTGTTGCTGGGGAAATAAATAGCGTTGATATTTTGCGTGGTCCCTGTTTCCTGGGTAACCCAATTTGCCCAGGAAGTCCCGGCAAATGCAATGGAGAGCGCGATCAGAAGTGTTATAAATATTTTGCTCTTCACGATTGTGTGAGAATTTTATAACATGTCCAAAATAAATGCAAGCGGTTTTTTTATCCCTCACCCCTGCGCCCCTCTCCCAAAGGGAGAGGGGAAGTTGTCGCCATGCGACGACGGGGTGAGGGATATAAAACTAAGTGCTATGATATAATCAACGTCATGTTCACAATCGATAACGGTGCCGCAAATATCGTCTCAACTTTAAAAGCTCATGGCTTCCAGGCCTATCTGGTCGGCGGGTGCGTCCGCGACTCCCTGCTTGGGCTGGCCCCTGACGAATGGGATATTGCAACGTCGGCCAGACCGGAAGAGGTCAAGGGGCTTTTTGACAAAGTTGTCCCGACCGGGATCGAGTTCGGGACCATGCTGGTTGTTTTGCCTGAAGGCCAGTATGAGGTAACGACTTTTCGCTCCGACGCCCGGTACGCCGACGGGCGGCATCCGGAAAGCGTCTCTTTCGCCGCCGACCTGAATACCGACCTGTCCCGACGGGATTTTACCATCAACGCCCTTGCCTATGACCAGGCGGAAAACAAACTTGTCGATCTCTTTGACGGGCAGGCCGACCTCAAGCGCCGCCTGATCAAAACCGTCGGAAATCCGCTGGAGCGGTTTCTCGAGGACGGGCTCCGGCCGGTCAGGGCCTGCCGCCTGGCCGCCAAGCTCAGTTTTTCTATCGACCCAAAAACCTTGGCGGCCATTCCTCCCGCGCTGGAAACGGTTAAAAAGGTCGCTCCGGAGAGGTTTCACGACGAATTGATCAAACTTCTCAAGACCGGCCAGCCATCGATCGGCCTTGAACTGATGCGGCAAACCGGCTTGCTCAAGCTTCTGATCCCCGAACTTGACGCTTGTTTTGGGGTCAAACAACCGGCCGAGTTTCACAACTATGACGTCTACTGGCACAGCCTCCGGGCCTGTGATGCCGCGCCGGCCGACAACCCGACCCTCCGCCTCGCCGCCCTGCTGCACGATATCGGCAAACCCTCCTGCAAAGAGGGAATGACCTTTTACAATCACGACCAGGTCGGGGCCAAACTTGTTTCAGAAATATTGCGCCGGCTCCGTTTTGGCAATAGCGAGACCGAACAAGTTTCCTCCCTTATTGCCGGCCACATGTTCGACTACCGGCCGGAGTGGAGCGACGCCGCTGTCCGCCGCTTTATCCGCCGGGCGGGCGGCCTGGAGAACATTGAGACCTTGTTCGAGCTCCGCCGTGCCGACGCTAAAGCGATGAAAGGGACCATGGGAACCGACTACCTCAATGAACTCCGCCGGCGGATCGACAAGATCATTGAAGAA
The genomic region above belongs to Candidatus Margulisiibacteriota bacterium and contains:
- a CDS encoding CCA tRNA nucleotidyltransferase, which gives rise to MFTIDNGAANIVSTLKAHGFQAYLVGGCVRDSLLGLAPDEWDIATSARPEEVKGLFDKVVPTGIEFGTMLVVLPEGQYEVTTFRSDARYADGRHPESVSFAADLNTDLSRRDFTINALAYDQAENKLVDLFDGQADLKRRLIKTVGNPLERFLEDGLRPVRACRLAAKLSFSIDPKTLAAIPPALETVKKVAPERFHDELIKLLKTGQPSIGLELMRQTGLLKLLIPELDACFGVKQPAEFHNYDVYWHSLRACDAAPADNPTLRLAALLHDIGKPSCKEGMTFYNHDQVGAKLVSEILRRLRFGNSETEQVSSLIAGHMFDYRPEWSDAAVRRFIRRAGGLENIETLFELRRADAKAMKGTMGTDYLNELRRRIDKIIEEENALHVKELKVDGRDIMKVLNIPPGPKVGEILDHLLEKVLDDPSLNQKETLLELVKKYG